The following proteins are encoded in a genomic region of Ailuropoda melanoleuca isolate Jingjing chromosome 10, ASM200744v2, whole genome shotgun sequence:
- the SRRM2 gene encoding serine/arginine repetitive matrix protein 2 isoform X8, with amino-acid sequence MYNGIGLPTPRGSGTNGYVQRNLSLVRGRRGERPDYKGEEELRRLEAALVKRPNPDILDHERKRRVELRCLELEEMMEEQGYEEQQIQEKVATFRLMLLEKDVNPGGKEETPGQRPAVTETHQLAELNEKKNERLRAAFGISDSYVDGSSFDPQRRAREAKQPAPEPPKPYSLVRESSSSRSPTPKQKKKKKKKDRGRRSESSSPRRERKKSSKKKKHRSESESKKRKHRSPTPKSKRKSKDKKRKRSRSTTPAPKSRRAHRSTSADSASSSDTSRSRRCTDHSEDTVPAL; translated from the exons ATGTACAACGGGATCGGGCTGCCGACGCCCCGGGGCAGCGGCACCAACGGCTACGTCCAGCGCAACCTGTCCCTGGTGCGGGGCCGCCGGGGTGAGCGGCCTGACTACAAGGGAGAGGAGGAACTGCGGCGCCTGGAGGCTGCCCTGGTGAAGCGGCCTAATCCTGACATCCTGGACCACGAGCGCAAGCGGCGCGTGGAGCTGCGATGCCTCGAGCTGGAGGAGATGATGgaagagcaggg GTACGAGGAACAGCAAATTCAGGAAAAAGTGGCTACCTTTCGACTCATGTTGCTGGAGAAGGATGTGAACCCTGGGGGCAAGGAAGAGACCCCAGGACAGAGGCCAGC ggTAACCGAGACTCACCAGTTGGCAGAACTGAATGAGAAGAAGAACGAGCGACTCCGTGCTGCCTTTGGCATCAGTGATTCCTATGTGGATGGCAGCTCTTTTGATCCTCAGCGTCGTGCTCGAGAAGCTAAACAACCAGCTCCAGAGCCTCCCAAACCTTACAG CCTTGTCCGGGAGTCCAGCAGTTCTCGCTCACCAACTccaaagcaaaagaagaaaaaaaagaagaaagatagagGACG CAGGTCAGAGAGCAGTTCTCCTCGacgagagaggaagaagagctcTAAGAAGAAGAAGCACAG GTCAGAGTCTGAATCCAAAAAACGGAAGCATAG GTCTCCCACTCCAAAGAGCAAACGTAAATCTAAGGACAAGAAGCGGAAGCG GTCTCGAAGTACAACACCAGCCCCCAAGAGCCGCCGGGCCCACCGTTCAACATCTGCTgactctgcttcctcttctgatACTTCCCGCAGTCG GCGCTGCACAGACCATTCGGAAGACACGGTCCCTGCCCTCTAG